The Vagococcus penaei genome includes the window TAAAGAAAGTCAGGTATCACCTTATGGGGTAGTTGCTGAGAAAGGCTTTTTAGCTGGTAGTCAGTTATTTAAACAAGGTCAATTAACTGTTCAAGATGAAACGTCGATGTTGGTTGCTCCAAGTATCCAACTAGAACCAGATCACCAAGTTCTAGACACTTGTGCAGCACCAGGTGGTAAAACAACTCATATAGCCACATTTTTAGATGCGGCTTTAGGTGGGAAAGTGTTGGCATTGGACATTCATCCACGTAAGCTGACCTTAATTGAAGAGAATGCTAAGCGACTAAATGTCATGAATGTTGTAGAAACGAAAGCAATGGATGCTAGACAGGCACGTGAGGAATTTGCTGATGACTCATTTGACCGAATTTTAGTCGATGCACCTTGTTCTGGTTTAGGCTTGCTCAGACGAAAGCCAGATATTAAATATAGTAAATCAGCAGATGATTTTCTAAACTTACAACGCATTCAGTTAGAAATTCTTGCAAGTATTGCGAACAAAGTGAAGAAATACGGTATAATAACTTATAGCACATGTACAATAACAAAAGAAGAAAATGAAGATGTCGTAGCGATGTTTCTTGCTGCTCATCCTAATTTTGAGTTGATTGATGTTGCTGGTGCGGCTCATTTAACAAAAAGTTATCATGATAAACTTTTAAAAGTCTATCCACATCATTACCAAACAGACGGTTTCTTTATCAGTTGCTTCAAAAGAATAAGCTAAGAATGTTTCTAAGTAAGGGAGTGTTAAGCTAGTATGCAAATTGAATGTCAAACAAATGTCGGTCGTAAACGTAAGAATAATCAAGACACTGTTGGAACGTATGTGAATCAAGCTGGTATCGTTTTAGCAATAGTTGCTGATGGAATGGGAGGTCATTTAGCTGGAGACCAAGCTAGTTTTTTAGCTGTCACTGGACTAGGGGCTGTTTGGGAAGCGACAACAATTGCTGACCATGATGCCATTGGTAAATGGTTAGTTGACCGAATTCAAGAAGAAAATGATATTATTTATGCGGAAGGTACTAATAATCCTGAAAAATATGGTATGGGAACGACAATTGTGGCGGCGATTCCGCTAAATGGTCAACTACTTTTAGCGCATGTCGGTGATAGCCGCGCATATCTTGTGCGTAATCACGAAATTAAACAGTTGACTGAAGACCATTCTTTAGTGAATGAACTAGTTAAAACGGGAGAAATTACTAAAGAAATGGCGCTAAATCATCCTAAGAAAAATATTTTAGTTCGATCTGTAGGTGTCCCTGGTCGAGTGGATGTTGATTTGTCGTTGCTGACTATTCAAGAAAATGATCAAATTCTATTATGCTCTGATGGGTTAACCAATATGTTGTCCGACATTTTTATTAAAAGCATTGTGACACAGGAAATTTCTTTAAATCAGAAAGTGGAACAATTAATTACGGAGGCCAATGAAGCAGGTGGAACAGATAATATAACTGTTTTGCTAATGTCGTTTAAGTCTGATGGAAAGGAGGCATATGATTAATGATTAGTATCGGTCAAAAAATTGGGGAACGTTATGAAATTATTGGCAATATCGGCAGTGGTGGTATGGCTAATGTTTACTTAGCGAGAGATTTAATTCTTAATCGTGAAGTTGCGATTAAAGTTTTGCGATTTGATTTTCAAAATGATCAAGATGCCATTCGCCGTTTTCAACGTGAAGCACTTGCAGCAACGGAAATGGTGCACCAAAATATTGTCGGTGTGTATGATGTTGGTGAAGAAAATGGCATGCAATATATTGTCATGGAATACGTTGAAGGAACGGATTTAAAACAATACATTAAGCATAATTCTCCTATATCATTACCAGTAGTCGTTAATATTATGGAACAAATTTTGGCTGCTATCTCGGTTGCACACCAGCATCAAATTATTCATCGTGATTTAAAGCCACAAAATATTCTGATTGCAAAAGATGGTACCGTGAAGATTACTGATTTTGGGATAGCCATTGCTTTATCAGAAACGTCAATTACTCAAACAAATACATTGTTAGGATCCGTACACTACTTGTCACCAGAACAAGCTCGTGGTGGCATGGCAACACGTCAGTCGGATATTTATGCACTAGGAATTATTTTGTATGAACTCTTGACAGGAGTTGTACCTTTCGAAGGTGAGTCAGCAGTTTCAATTGCATTGAAACATTTTCAAAACGATATTCCGTCCGTTATACGTTTTAATCCTAACATTCCGCAACCACTAGAGAATGTTGTATTACATGCAACGGCTAAAGAAATTGCGGATCGTTACCAAACAGTCAATGAAATGTACGAGGATATTCGAACAAGCTTAGATCCATCACGTGCGGATGAACCAGTTTTTAAACCAAGTGTCATGACAGATGATACAATTATGTTAACACCAATAACTGAGCCAGTTCCGACAGAAGTCCCACCAGTTCCTAACAAAAATAGCGATGATTCGAATACATCTCTGAATGCCGATGATACAACAAGTGATCCTAAAAAGCAGTCAAAAAAAAGAAAAGTGAAACCAATGTTTCTTGTTTTAGCGGCCATTTTTATTCTTGTGTCAGGAGGTTTATATGTTTTTGGTCGAAGTGGTCAAGAAATTGCTGTTCCTGATGTGACTGGTAAAACGGAAGCTGAAGCGGTTGCTATACTGGAAAAAGAAAAGTTGCGTGTGAATCCTACTGTTCAGAAAATCTCTGATGATTCCGTGAAAAAAGGAACAGTTGTCCGGACGAATCCAGTTTCGGGGTCGAAGGTAAAGGCGAAAGCTGAGGTGACTCTCTATATTAGTTCCGGTGATAAAGAGATTACAATGAGTGATTTTTCAAGTATGGACGTCGATGACGTGAAGAATCAATTACTAAATGAAGGCTTTTTAGAAGGTAACATTCAAACGAAGGAAGAATTCTCTGATAGTATTTCGACTAATCGTGTTATTAAGCAAACGCCAAAATCTGGGAAAAAAGTAGTTCCTAGTGAAACTAAAGTAGTGTTAACGGTTAGCAAAGGACCTAAAACATTTAAATTAGAAAACATGTATAATTATTCTAGCAATCGAGCTCGAAGCTACATTGACAGTGTAGGCTTAGAATTGATTGAAGAACTAACGGAATACAGTGACACCGTTCCAGCTGGACAAGTCATTTATACGGTACCAAGTAGTGGGACTGAAATGCAAAAAGGTGATCAAATTACTATTGTGTATTCAGCTGGTAAAAAACCAACTACTGCGCCATCGACAACACCTTCTAGTACGCAATCATCGTCTGATACGTCTGGTGAATCTAAGCCTACAACAGAAACAACCAACGATCACGGTGGTGAGAAACCAGATAATTCAAAAGATGATGACAGAGATAATGATCAAAATAGTGGTAATCAAAACGATAAAAATCAATAATTGATTTTTATCGTTTTTTATTTATGAATTTTTGAGGTTACTAACGATAAGCTAGTAAAATATGCTACAATAATTTTATAGATAAGAAAGCGATTTGATTGATTATAAGGAGGAATAAAATGTCGAAAGGCCAGATTATTAAGGCTTTAAGTGGGTTTTATTATGTAGCAAGTGAAGGGGTTACTTATCAAACTAGAGGCCGTGGGAATTTCAGAAATCGACAGATCACACCACTTGTGGGTGATTACGTTGAATTTGAAAGCACTAATTTAACTGACGGTTATGTTCTTGATATTTTACCAAGGAAAAATGAATTGGTTCGACCGCAAGTAGCCAATATTGATCAAGCAGTTGTTGTAACTAGTTGTGTAGAGCCTAATTTTTCATTTAATTTACTTGATCGATTTTTAGTTACTTTAGAGGAAAAATATATCACACCTGTTATTTATGTTACGAAATTAGACTTAGCTAATGATGCTATAAAACAGGCAATGGTAGATATGCGCGAAGCCTATACAGATATGGGGTATCAAGTATTATTTTCGCAAACAACTGATTTAGCGGAGTTAAAATCGTTGTTTATGAATCGTCTGACAGTATTTATGGGACAATCTGGCGCTGGAAAATCGACTTTGTTAAATGAATTAGTTCCGGATTTGAATTTAGCTGTTGGCGATATTTCTGTTGCGTTAGGCCGAGGTAAACACACCACGCGTCATGTGGAATTAATTCCAATTTCAGGTGGCTTAGTTGCGGATACTCCAGGGTTTAGCTCGATTGATTTTTTAGAGATGGATACGACTGAATTACCAAAATGTTTTCCTGATTTTCTCGCCGTAGCTGATAATTGTAAGTTCCGTGAATGCCAGCATCGTAAAGAACCAAAATGTGCTGTTAAAGCTGGAGTAGCAGATGAAATGATTTTAGATAGTCGTTATAATAATTATTTACAGTTTTATGATGAAATTGCTAATCGCAAACCAATTTATAGAAAAAAGTGAGTGAATAAAAATGATAAAAATAGCTCCATCGATTTTAAGTGCAGATTTTGCTAATTTAGAAAAAGATATTAAGGAAGTTGAGCAACATGGTGTTGAGTATCTACATATTGATGTAATGGACGGTCAATTTGTACCAAATATTACATTTGGCCCAAGTATGGTATCGGCTATTAGACCAATTACTGATTTAGTACTTGACGTTCATTTGATGATTGTTAATCCTGAACGTTATATTGATGATTTTGTTAAAGCAGGTGCCGATATTGTGACTGTTCACGCTGAAAGTACCGTCCATTTACACCGTGCGTTACAGATGATTAAAGCTGCGGGAGCCAAGGCTGGGGTCGTAATTAATCCTGGCACGTCTATTGATAGTATTAAACATGTTTTAAGTCTAGCTGACCTAGTCTTGATTATGACGGTTAATCCTGGTTTTGGTGGTCAAGCATTTATTTCAGAGTGCCTAGATAAAGTCCGGGAATTAGCAACATTAAGGACAAAATGTGACTATCACTATGAAATTGAAATTGATGGTGGCGTTGATAACGTGACAGCAAAAGATTGTGTTGCTGCTGGAGCAGATGTTCTAGTTGCAGGGTCATATATTTATGGTGCTGACAATCGTGGAGAACGAATCGCTCAGCTAAGAGGAGCGACGTTTGGTGATTAAATACGTTATTATCATCGCAGGAGGTGATCCGGCTAATTGGCCGGATCTAACTCCTTATCGGTCTAACGAAACGGCCTTTATCGGTGTTGATCGGGGTACTCTATATGGCCTGAAGTATGGGTTACCGATCAAACGAGCAGTAGGAGATTTTGATTCATTAACAACAGAGGAATTTGGGTTCGTGCAACAACAGGTGCGACGTATTGATTGTTGTGCTGCTGAAAAAGATGATACTGATACACAATTGGGTATGTTAGCTGCGATTGAAGATTATCCTGACGCATCTTATGTCCTAATTGGAGCGACGGGTGGGCGGCTAGATCACTTTTTATCTAATTTATGGTTGCCACTACAAAATCGATTTCAACCATTTCTTGAAAGAATCATGATTAGGGATAATTTAAATAGTATTCGTTATTTTAAACCGGGTGAGTATATCATTAATAAAGAGCAAGATAAGCCTTATTTGGCTTATGTTTGTTTAACGAGCGTGGATGAACTGACAATTTATGATGCTAAATACCGTTTGGAAAATACGTCGTTTCCGTTACCATTTTCGTTATCAAGTAATGAATTTGTTGGGGAAACTAGTCGTTTTTCATTTAAAACTGGTTTTATGTGCGTGATTCAATCGAAAGATAAGTGCCGAATAATCGGTAAATAAGGAGGAGAAAAGGGTGTCCTATCGAACGTATTTATTAAAAGGTGTGACTATTTTAGCCATAAGTTTAGGGATTAGTACCTCTGTCTTTGCAGATGATTCATCATCTGTAAAGACAAGTAATGTCGAACAATCAAGTGAAGAAATAGCAACGAGTGAGAGGCAAGAAACTACAGCAACTAGTTCTACAGAAATGACAATAAATACCGAAGAGTCATCTACGCAAGTTGAAGAAACTAAAAAATTACAAACTAAACGTTATGAGTCTGAAGAGCGTTACGAGGTAGTGACTAAAAAAGTTGATTTTTATGTGACAAATACGACTAAGAATTTACGTGTATGGACGGACTTGTTGACAGCTGATTCAAGAGAAAATACTGAGTTGTATGAACAAACATTCCATGTGAAGACTGAGTTGCAACTGAAAGAAAAAGCTATTGAAACTAAGGTACAAGATGAATTAACTACAGAAGGCAGTACTCAACTATTAGAGACTGAAACAACTGAGAAACAGCTGGATAATCAAACAGTAGCAGATTCGATTAAACCAAGTATTGATACTGTTTATTATGGATTATATGATAATAAGGATCAGTTTTATGGTTATGTTGCTAAAGAAGATGTAAAAAAAGCTGCAGGCCCACAAGGAATTTGGCTTCAAGATGATAGCTATGTTGTTATTAATAAAAAAGATTTTTCTTTGTTTAATGATTTCAAGCAATCAATTAGGCAATCAACAAATAATTTATTAAATAATGTGTATCATGTATCAGGTAAATACCATCATGTTGATGGGATAGTTTACTATTCTTTATACAATCACGCTAATCAATGGCAAGGATATATTGATAGGAATCTAGTGGAAAAAGTTGCTGGTCCAGAAGGTAACCCTATCGAAACGAATCAATATGTTCGAATTACGAATAAAAATTATACGATATGGGAAGACTTTTCATGGAAAAAAGGACGTTCTGCAGCTGACTATTACGATAAAGTGTTACTGGTTAAAAATTATTATAATCACTATAATGGAGCAGTTTATTACGCTTTAACAACTAATGACAATCAATTGATTGGTTATATTAATCGTCAGGCGACAGAGAAAGTTGCTGGCGCTCAAGGACCTTGGAAACGAACCAGTAAATATGTAACTTTAATGACAGATAATCAGCCGATTTACAATAATTTTAATTGGGATATCCGAGGTAATACTAATCAAAAATTGAAAAAAACGTATAAAGTAACAGGTTATTATAATCATTTAAATGGTAAAACCTATTATTCTTTATATGATTATCAAAATCGTTGGCACGGTTACATTGATTCTGCAGTCACTACAGAAGCTTCAGGAGCACATGGGGTTTGGATTGCTGATTCAAATCATTTTGTCACAATGACGCAAAGTGGGTACTCAGTTTATCGTAATTTCGATTGGCATAAGATGGCGAATGCTAGCCAATTGATTAATTCAACACTGCAAGTAAAAGGTTATTACCAACATATGAACGGATCAACTTATTATTCCCTTTATGATAATAAAGGAATATGGCATGGTTACATTAATAAAAACGGTATCTCAGAGGCACCTGGTACTCAAGGAGTCTGGTTATCAACTAATTTGACTGTGAAAATTTCTAGTAAAAATTATGATGTCTATAATAATTTTAATTGGAGTCGACGAAATCAAACAAAAAATCTATATGGTCAAACATTTAGAGTTACAGGTTATTATCATCATTATAATGGTGCTAATTATTACTCGCTTTACGATAAAGAAGGTCGTTGGCATGGATATGTTAACGCAGGAGCAACGAGTTTAGGGCGCACTGCTGGCGCTTATCTAGAAACTTCGAGAGAACGGGTAGTTTCTTTACTAAATAGTCATCGTAATGATCGTTTCTACTTAACAACACCATATCGAGGCTTATCTAATTCTTTTGGTAAACCTGAGCCAGCGAAGTATTTAAGCCCTAAAGGTGCACCAACTTATTATGGACCAGGTATGAACTGTACAGGCTTTATCGCAGATGTTATTCAACGTTCTGGAGGTAATATTAACCGTATCACGCAAGTATCCAATGCGTGGGGTGGTGTTGCTAATGGCTATAATTGGCGTGATACGTTGAGAGCGAAGACAGAGTACCATATTTTTAATAATGCATCTGAAATGATCGCTAGTGGTAAGGCTCGTAAGGGTGATATTTTATATTTTGAGCCTAATTATAATATCGCATTGCCAGATTGTCACTTAGGTATTTTCTGGGGCAATAACCCGAAAGATAATCTAATCTGGCATTCGGTTGGTGAAGGAAACCGAATTGATCGATTGTACAATTCGAATAATTTTTCAAAAGTCTACGTTTTTACAATGGACTAAATAAAGAAGACGACACGTAAACATAATTGTTTACGTGTCGTCTTCTTTTCATAAAAAAACAACCGATGATCAAGTGCTCATCAGTTGAACATTAATGAGTATTAAAATTAAACGCGTTCTACTTTACCAGATTTCAAAGCACGAGTAGAAACCCAAACTTTTTTTGGTTTGCCGTCTACTAAAATACGAACCTTTTGTAAGTTAGCTTTCCAAGTACGTTTTGTTGCGTTCATTGCGTGTGAGCGGTTGTTACCAGATCTAGCTTTACGCCCAGTTATATAACATTCTTTTGCCATGATATTCCCTCCTTTGCTTTGAATATAATCTGATTTTTCTAATCATACTAGAATAATTTATCACAGTTTAGACATTAATGCAATAAAAAAATTAGGTATAACTAAGTAAAAAAGTTTGTTAGTCAGAATTATCGCTATTTTTTTCTTTTATAAAAGGCGTTGGTATGATAAACTGAAGGATGATAATGGGTAAATACTGACTTTAAGGAGGTAATAACATGGCTGTAACAATTAAAACACAAGCTGGTACCATTGAAATTTCCAATGAGGTCATTGCTACTGTTGTGGGTGGTGCCGCTACGGATATTTATGGAATCATCGGAATGGCAAGTAAAAATCAAATTAAAGATAATTTAAATGAAATATTAGGTAAAGAAAATTACTCACGTGGTGTTGTAGTACGTCAAGAAGAAAATGGCGTAGCAGTAGATGTTTACATTGTGGTAAGTTATGGAACGAAGATTTCTGAAGTAAGCCGCAATGTTCAAGAAAAAGTAAAATATAATCTTGAAACAATGCTTGGTGTTGTTGCGAATTCTGTTAATATTTTTATTCAAGGTGTACGCGTTCAACCGGACTAAAAATAATAAATGGATAACTAAGATAGTTTTTAATCGAACAAGGAGGAACGATTTGTGGAAGTAAAAGCAATTAACGGAGGGCAATTCCAAGCAATGGTTCAAGCTGGAGCAACACGTTTAAATCAAAATGCTGAATTTGTTAATTCCTTAAACGTGTTCCCAGTACCAGATGGTGATACTGGAACAAACATGGATTTGTCAATGACAAGTGGAGCAAAAGCTGTTAGAGAATCAGCAAGTCAGCATGTTGGTGAGTTAACAGGTATTTTATCAAAAGGATTATTAATGGGAGCTCGTGGTAATTCTGGCGTTATTTTGTCACAATTATTTCGTGGATTTTCAAAAAGTGTCTTAGAGTGTGAGACTTTAACGGCTCAGAACTTAGCTGACGCATTTAAAAATGGTGTGGAAACAGCATACAAAGCGGTAATGAAACCAGTAGAAGGAACTATCCTTACTGTATCACGCGGTGCGGCAATCGCTGGTGATAAAAAAGCGAAAGAAACGGATGATTGTGTGGCAGTTATGCAAGCAGTATTAACTGGTGCTAAAAAAGCGCTTGAAAAGACACCTGATTTATTGCCTGTATTAAAAGAAGTTGGGGTAGTTGATAGTGGTGGTCAAGGGCTAGTTTTTGTTTATGAAGGATTCCTAGAAGCATTATCTGGTAAAATCGTTGAGAGCGACGCACATCAACCAAGCATTACACAAATGGATGAGATGGTTAATGTAGAACATCATAAGAGTGTTCATGGTCATTTGGCAACTGAAGATATTAAATTTGGATACTGTACGGAAATTATGGTACGTATTGGTGAAGGTCCAACTGTTGACAGTGAATTTGACTATGATGAATTTAGAAACTATCTAGACAAAATTGGCGATTCATTATTGGTTGTTGCGGATGATGAAATTATTAAAGTTCATGTCCATACTGAACATCCAGGTGAAGTGATGAATTACGGTCAAAAATTTGGTTCATTAATTAAAATTAAAGTCGACAACATGCGCTTACAGCATGAAACGTTATTAGAACAAGAAACCGAAGTTCCTGCTAAAGCACGTGTTCCTTATGGTATTATTGCCATTGCAGCAGGTGAAGGGGTTCAAGAGTTATTTAAGAGTATGGGTGCAAACTATATTATTAGTGGTGGTCAAACAATGAATCCAAGTACTGAGGATATTGTGAAAGCTATCGAAGCAGTACATGCAGAACAGGTCATTATTTTACCTAATAATAAAAATATTTTTATGGCAGCTGATCAAGCGGCGGAAGTGAGTGAAGTTCCAACAATTGTGGTGCCATCAAAAACTATTTCCCAAGGGATGACAGCTTTATTAGGCTTTAATGAGCAAGCGGATCTTGAAAGTAACCAACAAGCAATGGGTGATATGTTAGCCGAAGTGGTCAGTGGTCAAGTAACAACAGCCGTTCGTGATACAGCCATTGATGGAATTGACATTACGAAAAATGATTATATTGGTATGATTGAAGGCAAGATTGTCGTATCTAATTCTGATTGTATGACTGCATCAATCGATACATTGAAAGATATGTTAAATGATGATGCAGAGATTGTTACAATCATTGTTGGTCAAGATGGTAATTTAGATGATGCTCACCAATTAGAGGTAGCTTTGCTAAGTATTAATGCCGATTTAGAAATTGAAATTCATGATGGTGGACAACCTGTTTATCCATACATCTTTGCTGTTGAATAAGCAATACATTAAAAAGCCAAACATTTTGTTTGGCTTTTTTAACATCATTAAATAAATAGAAAGGAGTGGTTAAGTAGTGTCTGAATTATTGCAACCGGTGGGATCGATGAAAGGGATTGGGCCAAAACGAGCGACTATTTTAAATAGTTTAGGTATTCAAACTATTTATGACTTGTTAACCTACTATCCGTTTCGCTACGATGATATTCAAGAAAAAAAAATAGAAGATATTCAAGATCAAGAGAAAGTGGTACTAAAAGGAACTGTTTTAAGTGAAGGAGTCGTTAACTATTATGGCTTTAAAAAAAGTCGCTTAACCTTTCGTATGATGATTGATCATGCGGTGATTAATGTGACATTTTTTAATCAACCCTTTTTAAAAGCCAAAATTGTGACAGCTGAAGAAATTGCAATTTATGGCAAGTGGGATGCGAAACGTAAAGCGTTATCGGGTATGAAAATTTTGGCGACACAAGATCAAGAACTTGATTACTCCCCTATTTATCACGTGACGAAACAGATTAGACAGACAACCTTAGTTAATTTGATTAAGGATGCATGGCAATTATATGGACATTATATAGAAGAAAACTTACCTGATTGGTTACTAGATAAGTATCGTTTAATGCCTAAAATCGAAGCTGCGTATGCAATGCACTTTCCTAAAGATACTAAACAAAATCAATTAGCGCGTAGACGTCTAGCTTTTGAGGAGTTTTTTTTATTTCAAGTTAAAATGATTCAACTAAAACGTCAAGAAAATGAAAAAAATTACGGAACGCAAATTGATTATGATATTAAACGTTTAAAAGGATTTATTCAAACATTACCATTTGAATTGACCGTAGCTCAGAAACGAGTTGTCAATGAAATCTGTGCTGATTTAAAAAGTCCGAATCATATGCACCGATTATTGCAAGGAGATGTTGGTAGTGGAAAAACAATTGTGGCCGCAATTGCTTTGTATGCTGCAGCTACGGCAGGATATCAAGGAGCTTTAATGGTACCGACCGAAATTTTAGCGGAACAACACATGGAAAGTTTGTCAGACTTATTTTCTCAAACGGGTGTGACTGTAGAACTATTAACGAGTTCAACGAAAGCGGCAGAAAAGCGACGGATTTTAGCAGGGCTTGCCAGTGGAGAAGTGACGGTAGTTGTGGGGACGCACTCATTAATTCAAGCCGATGTCCTGTTTGCTAATTTAGGTTTTGTTATTACAGATGAGCAACATCGTTTTGGTGTGAACCAGCGTAAGATATTACGTGAAAAAGGCAATAATCCTGATGTCTTATTTATGACCGCGACACCAATCCCTCGAACTTTGGCTATCACTGCATATGGAGAAATGGACGTATCAATCATCGATGAATTGCCAGCTGGACGGATACCAATTGAGACAAAATGGATTCTCCCTAAGCAAGTTGATACGGTTTTAACTTGGATGGTTAGTCAGTTGAAAAATGGACAGCAAGCTTATGTGATTTGTCCGTTAATTGAAGAGTCTGAGATGTTAGATGTCAAAAATGCACAAGAAATTTATGAACATCTGCAATCTTTCTTTGCGCCAAATTTTAATGTAGGTTTACTGCATGGCAAGATGAAAAGCCAAGAGAAAGAAACGATTATGACAGCATTCAAAAATAATGATTTACAAATTTTAGTGTCAACAACTGTCATTGAAGTTGGTGTTAATGTCCCTAACGCTACGATGATGATGATTATGGATGCCGATCGCTTTGGACTTGCGCAGCTCCATCAGTTACGTGGACGTGTTGGACGTGGGCAACTAGCCTCTTACTGTATTTTAGTTGCCAATCCTAAAAGCGAGCAAGGCAAAGAGCGTATGAAAATCATGACAGAAACGACAGATGGCTTTGTTTTAAGTGAAAGAGATTTGGAAATGCGTGGGCCTGGTGATTTCTTTGGTTCTAAGCAGTCGGGTTTACCAGAGTTTAGAGTTGGTGATATGGTAGCCGATGCACAAATTTTAGAGGTTGCTCGAGTGGAAGCAATTCTATTATGGCAACAAAAAGAATGGTATAAAAGACCTGAAAATCAATGCTTATATCAAGTTTTAGAGACATCCTAAGCGCAATCAGATTATTTTGATTAGTCTTTAAAAGTGATGTAAACTAAGGACAGCGATAAATACTTAGATGAAAGAGGGAGAAATATGGTAAAGATTGCAGTCGATGCAATGGGTGGAGATAATGCCCCTCAAGCAATTGTTGAAGGTGTTGCATTAGCTCGGAAAGATTTTCCGGAAATTGAATTTATTCTTTATGGAAAAGAACCTGAGATTAAAAAATATCTATCAGACTTAACAAATATAACAATTGTTCATACTGATGAAAAAATTGAGAGTGACGATGAACCGGTTAAATCAATTCGTCGAAAAAAACAAGCGTCGATGGTCTTAGCAGCACAAGCTGTGAAAAATGGTGAAGCGGATGCGGTGTTATCTGCTGGAAATACTGGTGCTTTATTGGCTTCTGGATTATTTATCGTTGGACGGATTAAGAATATCGAGCGTCCCGGCCTAATGTCGACGCTACCTGTTTTTAAAGGTGATTCAGATGGATTTGATTTTATTGATATGGGTGCAAATGCAGACAATAAGCCAGAACATTTGTTAACCTACGCTGTACTAGGAACATTTTATGCAAAAAATGTTCGTCAAGTGACTAATCCACGTGTGGGGCTACTAAATAATGGAACAGAAGCAACAAAAGGGAGTGAGTTAACTAAGGCGGCCTATGATTTGTTGGCTGCATCGTCAGACATTAACTTTGTTGGTAATATTGAAGCCCGTGACTTATTTAATGGTGTAGCGGACGTTGTTGTAACAGATGGATTTACTGGTAATGCTGTCTTAAAAACAATGGAAGGCACAGCGATGTCCATGATGTCTGTTTTA containing:
- the rpmB gene encoding 50S ribosomal protein L28; its protein translation is MAKECYITGRKARSGNNRSHAMNATKRTWKANLQKVRILVDGKPKKVWVSTRALKSGKVERV
- a CDS encoding Asp23/Gls24 family envelope stress response protein encodes the protein MAVTIKTQAGTIEISNEVIATVVGGAATDIYGIIGMASKNQIKDNLNEILGKENYSRGVVVRQEENGVAVDVYIVVSYGTKISEVSRNVQEKVKYNLETMLGVVANSVNIFIQGVRVQPD
- a CDS encoding DAK2 domain-containing protein encodes the protein MEVKAINGGQFQAMVQAGATRLNQNAEFVNSLNVFPVPDGDTGTNMDLSMTSGAKAVRESASQHVGELTGILSKGLLMGARGNSGVILSQLFRGFSKSVLECETLTAQNLADAFKNGVETAYKAVMKPVEGTILTVSRGAAIAGDKKAKETDDCVAVMQAVLTGAKKALEKTPDLLPVLKEVGVVDSGGQGLVFVYEGFLEALSGKIVESDAHQPSITQMDEMVNVEHHKSVHGHLATEDIKFGYCTEIMVRIGEGPTVDSEFDYDEFRNYLDKIGDSLLVVADDEIIKVHVHTEHPGEVMNYGQKFGSLIKIKVDNMRLQHETLLEQETEVPAKARVPYGIIAIAAGEGVQELFKSMGANYIISGGQTMNPSTEDIVKAIEAVHAEQVIILPNNKNIFMAADQAAEVSEVPTIVVPSKTISQGMTALLGFNEQADLESNQQAMGDMLAEVVSGQVTTAVRDTAIDGIDITKNDYIGMIEGKIVVSNSDCMTASIDTLKDMLNDDAEIVTIIVGQDGNLDDAHQLEVALLSINADLEIEIHDGGQPVYPYIFAVE
- the recG gene encoding ATP-dependent DNA helicase RecG — protein: MSELLQPVGSMKGIGPKRATILNSLGIQTIYDLLTYYPFRYDDIQEKKIEDIQDQEKVVLKGTVLSEGVVNYYGFKKSRLTFRMMIDHAVINVTFFNQPFLKAKIVTAEEIAIYGKWDAKRKALSGMKILATQDQELDYSPIYHVTKQIRQTTLVNLIKDAWQLYGHYIEENLPDWLLDKYRLMPKIEAAYAMHFPKDTKQNQLARRRLAFEEFFLFQVKMIQLKRQENEKNYGTQIDYDIKRLKGFIQTLPFELTVAQKRVVNEICADLKSPNHMHRLLQGDVGSGKTIVAAIALYAAATAGYQGALMVPTEILAEQHMESLSDLFSQTGVTVELLTSSTKAAEKRRILAGLASGEVTVVVGTHSLIQADVLFANLGFVITDEQHRFGVNQRKILREKGNNPDVLFMTATPIPRTLAITAYGEMDVSIIDELPAGRIPIETKWILPKQVDTVLTWMVSQLKNGQQAYVICPLIEESEMLDVKNAQEIYEHLQSFFAPNFNVGLLHGKMKSQEKETIMTAFKNNDLQILVSTTVIEVGVNVPNATMMMIMDADRFGLAQLHQLRGRVGRGQLASYCILVANPKSEQGKERMKIMTETTDGFVLSERDLEMRGPGDFFGSKQSGLPEFRVGDMVADAQILEVARVEAILLWQQKEWYKRPENQCLYQVLETS
- the plsX gene encoding phosphate acyltransferase PlsX, which gives rise to MVKIAVDAMGGDNAPQAIVEGVALARKDFPEIEFILYGKEPEIKKYLSDLTNITIVHTDEKIESDDEPVKSIRRKKQASMVLAAQAVKNGEADAVLSAGNTGALLASGLFIVGRIKNIERPGLMSTLPVFKGDSDGFDFIDMGANADNKPEHLLTYAVLGTFYAKNVRQVTNPRVGLLNNGTEATKGSELTKAAYDLLAASSDINFVGNIEARDLFNGVADVVVTDGFTGNAVLKTMEGTAMSMMSVLKESVKESGFKGKMGALMMKDSLMNLKNQMDYSNHGGAVLFGLKGAVIKCHGSSDPESIKSAVRQINQMQQTNVIHDLRIYFEDKTTN